In Odocoileus virginianus isolate 20LAN1187 ecotype Illinois chromosome 23, Ovbor_1.2, whole genome shotgun sequence, one DNA window encodes the following:
- the DYRK4 gene encoding dual specificity tyrosine-phosphorylation-regulated kinase 4 isoform X3, translating to MAIDMWSLGCIMAELYTGYPLFPGENEVEQLACIMEVLGLPPTRFIQTASRRQMFFDSKGFPKNITNNRGKKRYPDSKDLTMLLKTCDTSFLDFLRRCLVWEPSRRMTPDQALRHAWIHEPRSLKAQPRLQTLRKTSFCFPSEPRKDKTQAQHHLGKKDVVLQVEAKDKIKDGTTKQDENPGNQRGSGQHTAEVIQLPHLAEASGKPEVAVGPAESKTSSGQQNKKSSPKNTNALPPIV from the exons ATGGCCATTGACATGTGGAGCCTGGGCTGCATCATGGCCGAGCTGTACACGGGCTACCCACTGTTCCCCGGGGAGAACGAGGTGGAGCAGCTGGCCTGCATCATGGAG GTGCTGGGCCTGCCACCAACCCGCTTCATCCAGACGGCCTCCAGGAGACAGATGTTCTTTG ATTCCAAAGGTTTCCCTAAAAATATAACCAACAACAGGGGGAAAAAGAGATACCCGGATTCCAAGGATCTCACCATGTTGCTGAAAACCTGTGACACCAGCTTCCTGGACTTTCTCAGAAGGTGTTTGGT CTGGGAGCCCTCTCGTCGCATGACCCCTGACCAGGCGCTCAGGCATGCTTGGATTCATGAGCCTCGGAGCCTCAAAGCTCAGCCCAGGCTTCAGACCTTGAGGAAAACGAGCTTCTGTTTCCCCTCTGAGCCCAGGAAGGACAAAACGCAAGCACAGCATCACTTGGGCAAAAAAG ATGTGGTCCTCCAAGTAGAGGCTAAAGACAAAATCAAAGATGGCACCACCAAACAGGATGAGAATCCAGGCAACCAGCGAGGCTCTGGCCAGCACACAGCCGAGGTGATCCAGCTGCCTCATCTGGCAGAAGCTTCTGGAAAGCCAGAGGTGGCTGTTGGGCCAGCAGAGTCCAAGACCTCCTCGGGACAACAGAACAAAAAGTCCTCCCCCAAGAACACAAATGCTTTACCACCTATTGTGTGA